One genomic window of Ciona intestinalis unplaced genomic scaffold, KH HT000542.1, whole genome shotgun sequence includes the following:
- the LOC100181938 gene encoding programmed cell death protein 7-like isoform X2 has product MAYNRPYIEHNVNPMFQHRGNQPVPPNMMPGNFFGQPRQISNNQPDLPIRQNFFSGQNPYPIVRQTMPPHQMHGPANSMVNRMPFMAEEPIMGQNMQCFGGPMQNQQTPSHFRMRGMHTNRNRFMNRPQPPPNQNHDMNVFNNVRMTHQMMGDKFPVQSFTHQSWNCPMNTQTFQSGVKRPEVASQTGRFCKNFQNSSTQSSDALVVEGFLKKIEKHTNNLSKVSAKEDITSKPQDIKICEAQRLRRKADELLEKLESINESGKLFNAESAAIYKELDTILTTLSNEAVIKGLKKKIEQRRKRRLRIKKKKHSVYLVEKERRERIEEKHSQIEDWLKSEKVKHETQLRDNEMQRQLDEALTEVRKEESTLNKSVDLINALDKLRKARLQTLKSSGREVPSDVMTNNFHDLVEITKKKLQSQILNVEKKSNALKMFVETEQKEVRSLLMKQKKIKEEKRRKNWEDERKQNLFGKFELELDAFDPMWPVHQLHQQSQVDVNTLVEYRRQWDQFINNEGSEIPINWVEPVQSPSEQWKKYSVECNSVDQKLPQ; this is encoded by the exons atggCATATAACCGTCCATATATAGAACATAATGTAAACCCAATGTTCCAACACCGGGGTAATCAGCCTGTACCTCCCAACATGATGCCAGGCAACTTTTTTGGCCAACCAAGACAAATAAGCAATAATCAACCTGATTTACCAATAAGACAAAACTTCTTCAGTGGCCAGAATCCCTATCCCATAGTTAGACAAACCATGCCACCCCATCAGATGCATGGACCTGCTAACTCAATGGTAAACAGAATGCCTTTTATGGCTGAGGAACCAATAATGGGACAAAACATGCAATGTTTTGGAGGACCAATGCAAAATCAACAAACACCTTCGCATTTTAGAATGAGGG gtATGCACACCAACCGGAACAGGTTTATGAACAGACCTCAACCACCACCAAACCAAAACCATGATATGAATGTATTTAACAATGTTCGAATGACACATCAAATGATGGGTGACAAGTTCCCTGTCCAGAGCTTCACACACCAGTCATGGAATTGCCCCATGAACACCCAAACTTTTCAGAGTGGTGTAAAAAGACCTGAAGTAGCTTCGCAAACAGGACGATTTTGCAAAAATTTCCAGAATTCGTCAACTCAGTCCAGTGATGCGCTGGTTGTGgaaggttttttaaaaaagattgaGAAACACACGAATAATTTAAGCAAAGTTAGTGCAAAAGAAGATATAACATCAAAGCCACAAGACATAAAG ATATGTGAAGCTCAGCGTTTACGACGAAAAGCTGATGAATTGCTTGAAAAACTTGAATCAATTAACGAAAGTGGGAAATTATTCAATGCAGAATCTGCTGCTATATACAAA GAGCTggatacaattttaacaactctTTCCAATGAGGCCGTGATTAAGggattaaaaaagaaaatcgaACAACGTAGAAAACGTAGGTTAAGAATTAAGAAAAAGAAACACTCAGTTTATCTCGTTGAGAAAGAAAGGAGAGAACGAATTGAGGAGAAACATTCCCAAATTGAAGATTGGTTAAAATcggaaaaagtaaaacatgaaaCGCAGTTACGA gATAATGAGATGCAGCGACAATTGGATGAAGCTTTGACTGAAGTTCGAAAGGAGGAATCTACTTTAAACAAATCTGTTGATCTTATAAATGCTCTCGATAAGCTAAGAAAGGCTAGACTTCAAACACTTAAGTCATCAg GTAGAGAAGTTCCATCTGATGTTATGACGAACAACTTCCATGATTTGGTGGaaattacaaagaaaaaacttCAAAGTCAAATTTTGAATGTCGAGAAAAAATCCAACGCTCTGAAAATGTTCGTGGAGACAGAACAGAAAGAAGTCCGAAGTCTTCTGATGAAGCAGAAGAAGATAAAGGAAGAGAAACGAAGAAAAAATTGGGAAGATGagagaaaacaaaatctgTTTGGAAAGTTTGAATTAG AGTTGGACGCTTTTGACCCAATGTGGCCGGTACATCAGTTACATCAACAATCTCAAGTTGATGTTAACACGCTCGTGGAATACag ACGACAATGGGATCAGTTTATAAATAACGAGGGAAGTGAAATCCCAATAAATTGGGTTGAACCCGTTCAATCTCCGAGTGAACAATGGAAGAAATATTCCGTCGAATGTAACTCGGTCGATCAAAAGTTGCCGCAATAA
- the LOC100181938 gene encoding programmed cell death protein 7-like isoform X1 produces MAYNRPYIEHNVNPMFQHRGNQPVPPNMMPGNFFGQPRQISNNQPDLPIRQNFFSGQNPYPIVRQTMPPHQMHGPANSMVNRMPFMAEEPIMGQNMQCFGGPMQNQQTPSHFRMRGMHTNRNRFMNRPQPPPNQNHDMNVFNNVRMTHQMMGDKFPVQSFTHQSWNCPMNTQTFQSGVKRPEVASQTGRFCKNFQNSSTQSSDALVVEGFLKKIEKHTNNLSKVSAKEDITSKPQDIKICEAQRLRRKADELLEKLESINESGKLFNAESAAIYKKELDTILTTLSNEAVIKGLKKKIEQRRKRRLRIKKKKHSVYLVEKERRERIEEKHSQIEDWLKSEKVKHETQLRDNEMQRQLDEALTEVRKEESTLNKSVDLINALDKLRKARLQTLKSSGREVPSDVMTNNFHDLVEITKKKLQSQILNVEKKSNALKMFVETEQKEVRSLLMKQKKIKEEKRRKNWEDERKQNLFGKFELELDAFDPMWPVHQLHQQSQVDVNTLVEYRRQWDQFINNEGSEIPINWVEPVQSPSEQWKKYSVECNSVDQKLPQ; encoded by the exons atggCATATAACCGTCCATATATAGAACATAATGTAAACCCAATGTTCCAACACCGGGGTAATCAGCCTGTACCTCCCAACATGATGCCAGGCAACTTTTTTGGCCAACCAAGACAAATAAGCAATAATCAACCTGATTTACCAATAAGACAAAACTTCTTCAGTGGCCAGAATCCCTATCCCATAGTTAGACAAACCATGCCACCCCATCAGATGCATGGACCTGCTAACTCAATGGTAAACAGAATGCCTTTTATGGCTGAGGAACCAATAATGGGACAAAACATGCAATGTTTTGGAGGACCAATGCAAAATCAACAAACACCTTCGCATTTTAGAATGAGGG gtATGCACACCAACCGGAACAGGTTTATGAACAGACCTCAACCACCACCAAACCAAAACCATGATATGAATGTATTTAACAATGTTCGAATGACACATCAAATGATGGGTGACAAGTTCCCTGTCCAGAGCTTCACACACCAGTCATGGAATTGCCCCATGAACACCCAAACTTTTCAGAGTGGTGTAAAAAGACCTGAAGTAGCTTCGCAAACAGGACGATTTTGCAAAAATTTCCAGAATTCGTCAACTCAGTCCAGTGATGCGCTGGTTGTGgaaggttttttaaaaaagattgaGAAACACACGAATAATTTAAGCAAAGTTAGTGCAAAAGAAGATATAACATCAAAGCCACAAGACATAAAG ATATGTGAAGCTCAGCGTTTACGACGAAAAGCTGATGAATTGCTTGAAAAACTTGAATCAATTAACGAAAGTGGGAAATTATTCAATGCAGAATCTGCTGCTATATACAAA AAGGAGCTggatacaattttaacaactctTTCCAATGAGGCCGTGATTAAGggattaaaaaagaaaatcgaACAACGTAGAAAACGTAGGTTAAGAATTAAGAAAAAGAAACACTCAGTTTATCTCGTTGAGAAAGAAAGGAGAGAACGAATTGAGGAGAAACATTCCCAAATTGAAGATTGGTTAAAATcggaaaaagtaaaacatgaaaCGCAGTTACGA gATAATGAGATGCAGCGACAATTGGATGAAGCTTTGACTGAAGTTCGAAAGGAGGAATCTACTTTAAACAAATCTGTTGATCTTATAAATGCTCTCGATAAGCTAAGAAAGGCTAGACTTCAAACACTTAAGTCATCAg GTAGAGAAGTTCCATCTGATGTTATGACGAACAACTTCCATGATTTGGTGGaaattacaaagaaaaaacttCAAAGTCAAATTTTGAATGTCGAGAAAAAATCCAACGCTCTGAAAATGTTCGTGGAGACAGAACAGAAAGAAGTCCGAAGTCTTCTGATGAAGCAGAAGAAGATAAAGGAAGAGAAACGAAGAAAAAATTGGGAAGATGagagaaaacaaaatctgTTTGGAAAGTTTGAATTAG AGTTGGACGCTTTTGACCCAATGTGGCCGGTACATCAGTTACATCAACAATCTCAAGTTGATGTTAACACGCTCGTGGAATACag ACGACAATGGGATCAGTTTATAAATAACGAGGGAAGTGAAATCCCAATAAATTGGGTTGAACCCGTTCAATCTCCGAGTGAACAATGGAAGAAATATTCCGTCGAATGTAACTCGGTCGATCAAAAGTTGCCGCAATAA
- the LOC100179616 gene encoding DNA polymerase kappa-like — MDESRKSGTNQLKPHNHPAQLTRMSLNDNKAGMQGLDKEKINKIIMDNTVGSRFYKNEQKREQQVNARIQKMKEKLNSFTSNQIMTAKQHAEEILSEVENQRDLSRTIIHIDMDAFYAAVEERDRPELKQKPMAVGGMDMLSTSNYVARKYGVRAAMPGFIAKKLCPNLIIVPTNFDKYREVSKETQEIFSEYDENFCGMSLDEAFLDITDHLQKRLIYDQEERTFHYHPTLAPTTTSEDTDDKKSSETFGFSAEEVAKEIRFRIQQKTLLTASAGIAPNTMLAKIGSDLNKPNGQTFFAPNRDEIMKFIKDFPVRKVNGIGKVTEQLLSSLGVQKCGDIYEMRAELMLLFSATSCSFFFRMCLGCSSNILEPDGERKSISTERTFSTISNRDELFAKLDELCHSLAADMKKQNVQGKTLTLKTKNVDFQLHTRSKTINVPMTNYQTIFPVAQELLKQEILNANNKLSLRLMGVGLSKLETGTTSAQTSILKFFAGNTKPQSCDKTLSAQTSSSRDHECSNHEPCDENHEDGDPVKQEDMKNELLQVETSNTDIETFPCPACGTEQVKTTSLLNQHLDACLSSDKTFQQPEIKSSSNFPETSNSPRNTANSNLANSNSSSKMLDDASFSCPICCASFQSSKTTLYQFNNHVDSCLSQSTIRDILKEENGESFKKRSLANHNNNENLSKRRKLISKGDGIEKFFVPL; from the exons ATGGATGAATCCAGAAAATCTGGTACAAACCAGTTAAAACCGCATAATCATCCTGCTCAATTGACCAGAATGAGTCTCAATGACAACAAAGCTGGAATGCAAGGATTggataaagaaaaaataaacaa AATTATAATGGACAACACAGTTGGTTCACggttttacaaaaatgaacaaaagcGAGAGCAACAAGTGAATGCAAGAAttcaaaaaatgaaagaaaagttAAATTCTTTTACATCCAATCAAatcatgacagcaaaacaacat GCCGAAGAAATCTTATCGGAGGTTGAAAACCAAAGAGATTTGTCTCGTACCATAATCCATATTGATATGGATGCTTTTTATGCAGCTGTGGAAGAGAGGGACCGACCTGAATTGAAACAGAAACCAATGGCAGTTGGTGGAATGGACATGCTT tcCACTTCTAATTACGTTGCAAGAAAGTACGGAGTACGAGCTGCAATGCCAGGTTTTATCGCAAAAAAGTTGTGTCCCAATCTTATCATTGTTCCAACTAATTTTGACAAATACAGAGAg GTAAGCAAGGAGACACAAGAGATATTTTCTGAATATGATGAAAACTTTTGTGGTATGAGTTTGGATGAAGCTTTCCTTGACATTACAGATCACTTGCAAAAGCGACTTATTTATGACCAA GAAGAACGAACTTTTCATTACCATCCAACCCTTGCCCCAACAACCACAAGTGAGGATACAGATGATAAGAAATCGTCAGAAACTTTTGGTTTTTCAGCAGAAGAAGTGGCTAAGGAAATACGATTCCGAATTCAGCAg aaaacttTGCTCACTGCAAGTGCTGGCATCGCACCAAACACAATGCTTGCTAAGATTGGAagtgatttaaacaaaccaaacgGACAAACCTTTTTTGCTCCAAATCGAGATGAAATAATGAAGTTTATTAAAGATTTTCCAGTCAGAAAG gtCAATGGAATAGGAAAAGTGACCGAGCAACTTCTTTCCTCCCTCGGTGTTCAGAAATGTGGAGATATTTATGAAATGCGAGCAGAGCTGATGTTGCTCTTTTCAGCCACCTCGTGCTCCTTCTTCTTCAGGATGTGTCTCGGATGTTCCTCCAATATCCTGGAACCAGATGGAGAAAGGAAAAGTATCAGCACTGAGag AACATTCAGTACAATATCAAATCGTGATGAATTATTTGCCAAGCTAGATGAACTCTGCCATAGTTTAGCTGCGGATATGAAGAAACAAAATGTCCAGGGAAAAACCttgactttaaaaacaaagaatgttgATTTTCAG cTTCACACAAGATCAAAGACGATAAATGTTCCAATGACAAATTATCAAACAATATTTCCTGTTGCACAGGAACTTCTAAAACAAGAGATACTTAACGCTAATAACAAACTATCATTGCGGCTGATGG GTGTTGGATTATCAAAGTTGGAAACAGGCACCACCTCAGCTCAAACCTCAATCCTCAAATTTTTTGCCGGGAATACGAAACCTCAAAGTTGCGACAAAACATTGTCTGCTCAAACAAGTTCTTCCCGTGATCATGAATGTTCAAATCACGAACCTTGTGATGAAAACCATGAAGATGGCGATCCTGTGAAGCAGGAAGATATGAAAAATGAATTACTTCAAGTTGAAACTTCCAATACTGATATAGAAACATTTCCTTGCCCTGCGTGTGGTACTGAGCAAGTTAAAACTACATCATTACTTAATCAGCATTTAGATGCTTGCTTGTCTTCAGATAAAACTTTTCAACAACCAGAAATAAAAAGCTCTTCAAATTTTCCAGAAACTTCTAATTCACCACGTAATACTGCTAACTCAAACTTAGCGAATTCAAACTCTTCTTCCAAAATGTTAGATGATGCTTCATTCTCATGCCCAATATGTTGCGCCAGTTTTCAGTCTTCAAAAACAACATTGTATCAGTTTAATAACCATGTTGACTCCTGCTTGAGCCAATCCACAATAagagatattttaaaagaagaaaatggagaatcttttaaaaaacgatcactTGCGaatcataataataatgaaaacttATCAAAACGTAGAAAATTAATTTCCAAAGGCGATGGAattgaaaagttttttgttccactataa